From the Daucus carota subsp. sativus chromosome 8, DH1 v3.0, whole genome shotgun sequence genome, one window contains:
- the LOC135148264 gene encoding uncharacterized protein LOC135148264, with translation MESSGAVAAKFCLKITRRDVSSNSLTLPNAFYSKYSNRLVGHVELNLRSGYVLPLRLDYNTGVLNGFLVFFMELELKGGEFMLFEYFGRYNFNVYLLGTNGTEIDYPHTVHYMQRRLPRAVNVACGGWRFVKLQTEFDSNLDEITPTPAFLERCAVLLPDRITYIISNGKKFHGSYCHNAERFTGLRSLCDIVGVDDLSAFHMMLYEYHWQSVIKISVFDKDLNEIVFSGTPLSKDANSHCPSIGSYFAITISPKHMNEDCYTVDIPNEFSDLVNMWDK, from the exons ATGGAATCATCTGGAGCAGTTGCTGCGAAGTTCTGCTTGAAAATCACACGCAGAGATGTTTCTTCGAATTCCCTG ACTCTTCCAAATGCTTTCTATTCAAAATACAGTAATCGCCTAGTTGGGCATGTAGAATTGAACTTGCGCAGTGGTTATGTACTACCCCTTCGATTGGATTACAATACAGGGGTATTAAATgggtttttagtgttttttatGGAATTGGAGTTGAAAGGGGGTGAATTTATGTTGTTTGAGTACTTTGGACGTTATAACTTCAATGTATACCTTTTGGGTACAAACGGAACTGAAATCGACTACCCTCATACAGTTCACTACATGCAGCGTCGATTACCTCGAGCAG TGAATGTTGCTTGTGGAGGCTGGAGGTTTGTAAAGCTGCAAACTGAGTTTGACAGTAATCTAGATGAGATT ACACCTACTCCGGCTTTCTTGGAACGGTGTGCAGTGCTTTTACCTGACCGTATTACCTATATTATCAGCAATGGTAAGAAATTCCATGGTTCATATTGTCACAATGCTGAAAGATTCACAGGATTGCGTAGCCTTTGTGATATAGTAGGTGTCGATGATCTAAGTGCATTCCATATGATGTTGTACGAATACCATTGGCAATCTGTTATAAAGATATCTGTGTTTGACAAAGATCTCAATGAAATTGTATTCTCTGGGACTCCTCTCTCTAAAG ATGCAAATTCACATTGTCCGTCCATCGGTTCATATTTTGCAATTACAATTTCACCAAAGCATATGAATGAAGATTGTTACACTGTT GATATTCCTAATGAGTTCAGCGACTTGGTTAACATGTGGGACAAATGA